A stretch of the Bubalus kerabau isolate K-KA32 ecotype Philippines breed swamp buffalo chromosome 11, PCC_UOA_SB_1v2, whole genome shotgun sequence genome encodes the following:
- the LOC129622971 gene encoding cytochrome c oxidase subunit 7A-related protein, mitochondrial isoform X3 gives MYYKFSGFTQKLAGAWASDAYSPQGLRPVVSTEAPPIIFATPTKLSSSSIAYDYAGKNTVPELQKFFQKSDGVPIHLKRGLPDQMLYRTTMALTVGGTIYCLIALYMASQPRNK, from the exons ATGTATTATAAGTTCAGTGGCTTCACGCAGAAGTTGGCCGGAGCATGGGCTTCCGACGCTTATAGCCCTCAG GGATTAAGACCTGTTGTTTCCACAGAAGCACCGCCTATCATATTTGCCACACCAACTAAACTGAGTTCCAGTTCCATTGCATATGACTATGCTGGGAAAAACACAGTTCCAGAGCTGCAGAAGTTTTTCCAG AAATCTGACGGTGTGCCCATCCACCTGAAACGAGGCCTGCCTGACCAAATGCTTTACCGGACCACCATGGCGCTGACAGTGGGAGGGACCATCTACTGCCTGATCGCCCTCTACATGGCATCACAGCCCAGAAACAAATGA
- the LOC129622971 gene encoding cytochrome c oxidase subunit 7A-related protein, mitochondrial isoform X1 gives MWPGERLSPHVSFSLRLLTAAVYQTPAWAHTTSRSPLCICHPHVTHEDTQGLRPVVSTEAPPIIFATPTKLSSSSIAYDYAGKNTVPELQKFFQKSDGVPIHLKRGLPDQMLYRTTMALTVGGTIYCLIALYMASQPRNK, from the exons atgtggcCGGGGGAGCGGTTGTCTCCTCACGTCTCATTCAGCTTACGTTTATTGACTGCTGCTGTGTACCAGACACCAGCTTGGGCGCATACTACTTCACGCAGTCCACTCTGCATTTGTCATCCACATGTCACACATGAGGACACTCag GGATTAAGACCTGTTGTTTCCACAGAAGCACCGCCTATCATATTTGCCACACCAACTAAACTGAGTTCCAGTTCCATTGCATATGACTATGCTGGGAAAAACACAGTTCCAGAGCTGCAGAAGTTTTTCCAG AAATCTGACGGTGTGCCCATCCACCTGAAACGAGGCCTGCCTGACCAAATGCTTTACCGGACCACCATGGCGCTGACAGTGGGAGGGACCATCTACTGCCTGATCGCCCTCTACATGGCATCACAGCCCAGAAACAAATGA
- the LOC129622971 gene encoding cytochrome c oxidase subunit 7A-related protein, mitochondrial isoform X2: MTLVLKPASLHSIETGLRPVVSTEAPPIIFATPTKLSSSSIAYDYAGKNTVPELQKFFQKSDGVPIHLKRGLPDQMLYRTTMALTVGGTIYCLIALYMASQPRNK; encoded by the exons ATGACTTTGGTTCTGAAACCTGCAAGTCTACACAGCATTGAAACT GGATTAAGACCTGTTGTTTCCACAGAAGCACCGCCTATCATATTTGCCACACCAACTAAACTGAGTTCCAGTTCCATTGCATATGACTATGCTGGGAAAAACACAGTTCCAGAGCTGCAGAAGTTTTTCCAG AAATCTGACGGTGTGCCCATCCACCTGAAACGAGGCCTGCCTGACCAAATGCTTTACCGGACCACCATGGCGCTGACAGTGGGAGGGACCATCTACTGCCTGATCGCCCTCTACATGGCATCACAGCCCAGAAACAAATGA